The following proteins are co-located in the Myroides profundi genome:
- a CDS encoding SusC/RagA family TonB-linked outer membrane protein — protein sequence MKLKLYLTFSMLVLTSVVFAQAKKTITGSVKDTEGLPLIGATIVLEGTDFGTSADDHGIFTINAGEGDVLVVSYVFYETQRIRLTSKTHYDIKLKEDGQVLEDVVVVAYGTATKESVTGAIAVIESNDITKRPGTNALGALEGAAPGIRVNNTSGQPGSEPTIRIRGFSSLTSNSPLLVVDGVAFGGNISDINPNDIESMSVLKDASASTLYGNRASNGVVMITTKKASKGKGFFGVNMKQGLFTRGIKEYETMGTNDFMETMWTGYRNNLISADTNIEQASVLANQKLISDILLTNIYNLPSDQLFDANGKLKPNASILPGYAGDLDWYKPIERTGMYQDINMSGRVANDKGGAYFSGGFLNNEGYFKGSDFKRFTGRVNADYKVNEAIKVGTNIAASHQMSNGLNATTDNTGSYTNPFMYARSIAPIYPVHLHDQKTGDYIYDDNGQKIYDSGDSTRKQYAGRHVIWENELNSIESIRNTVNGQFYADFKFLEDFTFTIKGDLSLRNSEERKYDNAIIGDGKGNSGRSRRDIYRYKTYSAQQLLNWNRSFGNHNLDVLVGHENFNNDYSYLYGLKAGQTFPGIPEWANFSDVTSLTDYTIKYRTEGYLSRVKYNYDNKYFIEGSFRRDGSSKFHKDNRWGNFWSVGGSWVVSAEDFFKVKQIDYLKLRASYGEVGNDGGAGTYAYQALYALVKNGGTPGLYKNQNGNDDLQWETSSSVNVGLDGRLFNRANFTVEYFDKRSQNLLFDLNMPLSNGSTSAGTIKSSVISNVGTISNSGLEMSFDIDIIRNKDWKWNVGFNATWLKNKLVKLPAENRKEGIPSSPFLRKEGKSIYEFWIPQFVGVDQMTGKSLYIVDTENYDVNGSAPGKDKIDAVNLVTINGVTYTTNTSFGKREFAGNALPKMEGSFTTSLSYKNFSLSALFTYALGGKMVDYSYMSLMSVNTTPSAIHKDVLNSWNGVPEGMTETSANRIDPNGTPLVQFGTVGSQNNALSDRFIQNGNYLVVKNIALNYEMPKTMLSKIGVSQMSLNLGVENLATFTKLKGMNPQQSFNGTSQDAWVTARTVIFGVNVGF from the coding sequence ATGAAATTAAAACTTTACTTAACGTTTTCTATGCTTGTGTTAACAAGTGTAGTTTTTGCACAAGCAAAAAAGACCATAACTGGAAGTGTAAAAGACACTGAAGGTTTACCGTTGATTGGTGCAACTATTGTTCTAGAGGGAACTGACTTTGGAACAAGTGCAGATGATCATGGGATATTTACAATTAATGCTGGCGAAGGCGATGTGTTAGTTGTTTCGTATGTGTTCTATGAAACACAGAGAATTAGGTTAACATCAAAAACACATTATGACATAAAATTAAAAGAAGATGGTCAAGTGTTAGAGGATGTAGTTGTTGTAGCTTATGGTACTGCTACGAAAGAATCTGTAACAGGTGCTATCGCAGTTATAGAAAGTAATGATATTACTAAAAGACCAGGGACTAATGCTTTAGGAGCATTAGAAGGTGCAGCTCCAGGTATTCGAGTAAACAATACTTCAGGGCAACCTGGATCTGAGCCAACTATCCGTATCCGTGGTTTTTCTTCACTAACATCTAATAGCCCTTTATTAGTTGTAGACGGCGTAGCTTTTGGAGGAAATATTTCTGATATCAATCCTAATGACATAGAAAGCATGTCTGTTTTAAAGGATGCTTCTGCTTCTACTTTATATGGTAATAGAGCGTCAAATGGTGTTGTGATGATTACTACAAAGAAGGCATCAAAAGGGAAAGGTTTTTTTGGAGTTAATATGAAACAAGGTCTATTTACTCGTGGTATCAAAGAGTATGAAACTATGGGGACTAATGACTTTATGGAGACTATGTGGACAGGTTATAGAAATAATCTAATAAGTGCGGATACTAATATTGAACAAGCAAGTGTTTTAGCTAATCAAAAATTAATTAGTGATATACTTCTTACAAATATTTATAATTTGCCAAGTGATCAATTATTTGATGCAAATGGTAAATTAAAACCAAACGCATCTATTTTACCTGGATATGCAGGAGATTTAGATTGGTATAAACCTATTGAAAGAACTGGTATGTATCAAGATATCAATATGAGCGGACGTGTGGCTAATGATAAGGGAGGAGCTTATTTCTCAGGAGGATTTTTAAATAATGAAGGATACTTTAAAGGGAGTGATTTTAAACGCTTTACTGGAAGGGTGAATGCTGATTATAAAGTAAATGAGGCTATTAAAGTAGGGACAAATATTGCTGCTTCACATCAAATGTCTAATGGACTGAATGCAACAACAGATAATACAGGATCATATACAAATCCATTTATGTATGCGCGTAGTATTGCTCCTATCTACCCTGTGCATTTACATGATCAAAAAACAGGGGATTATATATATGATGATAATGGTCAAAAGATTTATGACTCAGGAGATAGTACCCGTAAACAATATGCAGGGCGTCATGTAATTTGGGAAAATGAGTTAAATAGTATTGAGTCTATTCGTAATACTGTTAATGGACAGTTCTATGCTGATTTTAAATTCTTAGAAGATTTTACTTTTACAATCAAAGGAGATTTGAGTCTTAGGAATTCAGAAGAGAGAAAGTATGATAATGCTATTATTGGAGATGGAAAGGGAAATAGCGGTCGTTCAAGACGTGATATCTATAGATATAAAACTTACTCTGCTCAACAATTATTAAATTGGAATAGAAGCTTTGGAAATCATAATTTAGATGTGTTAGTAGGACATGAGAATTTCAATAATGACTACAGTTATTTATATGGATTAAAGGCAGGACAAACATTTCCAGGTATACCTGAATGGGCAAACTTTAGTGATGTCACGAGTTTAACTGATTATACTATTAAATACAGAACTGAAGGATATTTATCTAGAGTAAAGTATAATTATGACAATAAGTATTTTATTGAAGGATCATTTCGTAGAGATGGTTCTTCAAAGTTTCATAAAGATAATAGATGGGGTAACTTTTGGTCTGTAGGAGGTAGCTGGGTTGTTTCTGCTGAAGACTTCTTCAAAGTAAAACAAATTGATTATTTAAAATTAAGAGCTTCTTATGGTGAAGTTGGTAATGATGGTGGAGCAGGAACTTATGCTTACCAAGCTTTATATGCTTTAGTGAAAAATGGAGGGACACCAGGGTTATACAAAAACCAAAATGGTAATGATGATTTACAATGGGAAACATCATCTTCTGTAAATGTTGGCTTAGATGGTAGACTATTTAATAGAGCTAATTTTACAGTTGAATACTTTGATAAACGTTCTCAAAATTTATTATTTGATTTGAATATGCCTTTATCAAATGGTTCAACTAGTGCTGGGACAATAAAATCAAGTGTTATTAGTAATGTAGGTACTATTTCAAATAGTGGTCTTGAAATGTCTTTTGATATTGATATTATTCGTAATAAAGATTGGAAATGGAATGTTGGATTCAATGCAACTTGGTTGAAAAACAAACTTGTTAAATTACCTGCAGAGAATAGAAAAGAAGGTATTCCTTCTTCACCTTTCTTACGTAAAGAGGGTAAAAGTATCTATGAATTTTGGATACCTCAGTTTGTAGGAGTTGATCAAATGACAGGTAAATCTCTGTATATAGTTGATACTGAAAATTATGATGTTAATGGTTCTGCACCTGGTAAAGATAAGATTGATGCTGTTAATTTAGTTACTATTAATGGAGTTACATATACAACTAATACTTCATTTGGTAAAAGAGAGTTTGCAGGAAATGCTTTACCAAAAATGGAGGGAAGTTTTACAACATCATTGTCATATAAGAATTTTTCATTGTCAGCATTATTTACTTATGCTTTAGGAGGGAAGATGGTAGATTATTCTTACATGAGTTTAATGTCTGTTAATACTACACCAAGTGCTATACATAAGGATGTTTTAAATTCTTGGAATGGTGTACCAGAAGGGATGACCGAAACTTCAGCTAATAGAATTGATCCAAATGGAACACCCTTGGTGCAGTTTGGAACTGTGGGATCACAGAATAATGCACTATCTGATAGATTTATTCAAAATGGTAATTATTTAGTAGTTAAAAATATAGCTTTAAACTATGAGATGCCAAAAACAATGTTATCGAAAATAGGAGTAAGTCAAATGAGTTTGAATTTAGGAGTTGAGAATTTAGCAACTTTTACAAAACTAAAAGGGATGAACCCTCAGCAATCATTTAATGGAACAAGTCAAGATGCTTGGGTAACTGCTAGAACAGTAATATTTGGAGTTAATGTAGGATTTTAA
- a CDS encoding RagB/SusD family nutrient uptake outer membrane protein, with product MKIKYIKYVLLSTVLTLGACSTDYLDTTPTNQTSPSNVFKSTETVAMAINGLAKLMTAQHIGQGYNGEGTIKLYFGEYPGNNFRKDVSASIANLENIENTNSSLNAYPWHYYYMLITNANDIIANVDGAEGPVNDKKYLKAQALAYRSYAYTMLVQIYGNRWIDSNNGETKSVVLRLSPNDSKELPLSLLKDVYAQIYKDLDLAIQLFGESGYKREASKNYFVDSSVAHAIYARAALNKQDYTVALREAGLAKKDYPLMSTTAYKAGFGNPTSEWIWSSYGAADEQLHYYSYGAYMAYNSNAGAVRNTPSRISKEFYETIPGSDIRKELFIDPTGYPTKEYNEDNGLTVAKSQLDKDIRVKYPDIQSDAKTAAYMQVKVKNNTNPGVMHLNHFRSSEMYLIEAEALHFLGRDNESSKILENLTRESGRDVNYSCRKTGNDLFNEIVKYRGIELWGEGFDWFDYKRWNLTIDKKVGSKGGNASPTFARKFTPEMNNKWTWRVPKAESDYNPNI from the coding sequence ATGAAAATAAAATATATAAAATACGTTTTGTTGTCTACAGTATTGACTTTAGGGGCTTGTAGTACGGATTATTTAGATACAACACCAACTAATCAAACATCTCCTAGTAATGTATTTAAAAGTACAGAAACAGTTGCTATGGCTATAAATGGATTAGCTAAACTGATGACTGCTCAGCATATAGGACAAGGTTATAATGGAGAAGGAACTATAAAGTTATATTTTGGAGAGTATCCTGGAAATAACTTTAGAAAAGATGTATCTGCTTCTATTGCTAACCTAGAGAATATTGAGAACACAAATAGCTCTTTAAATGCATATCCATGGCATTATTATTATATGTTAATTACAAATGCTAACGATATTATTGCTAATGTTGACGGAGCAGAAGGTCCTGTAAATGATAAGAAGTATTTAAAAGCTCAAGCTTTAGCTTATCGTTCATATGCGTATACGATGTTAGTTCAAATATATGGTAATCGTTGGATAGATTCTAACAATGGAGAGACAAAGTCTGTTGTGTTAAGGTTATCACCTAATGATTCTAAAGAATTGCCACTATCATTACTAAAAGATGTTTATGCACAGATTTATAAAGATTTGGACTTAGCAATTCAATTGTTTGGAGAGAGTGGCTATAAGAGAGAAGCTTCTAAGAATTATTTTGTTGACTCTAGCGTGGCTCATGCAATATATGCTAGAGCAGCGTTGAATAAACAAGATTATACTGTTGCATTAAGAGAAGCAGGATTAGCTAAAAAAGATTATCCTTTAATGTCAACTACAGCTTATAAAGCAGGATTTGGTAATCCAACTTCAGAATGGATATGGAGTAGTTATGGGGCAGCAGATGAACAATTACATTATTATTCTTATGGAGCATATATGGCATATAATTCTAATGCGGGTGCAGTTAGAAATACACCAAGTAGAATCAGTAAGGAGTTCTACGAAACTATTCCAGGTTCTGATATAAGAAAAGAATTGTTTATTGATCCTACAGGATATCCAACAAAAGAATATAATGAAGACAATGGTTTAACAGTTGCAAAGAGTCAATTAGATAAAGATATTAGAGTAAAATATCCAGATATTCAGAGTGATGCAAAGACAGCGGCTTATATGCAAGTTAAGGTTAAGAATAATACAAACCCTGGAGTAATGCATTTAAATCATTTTCGTTCTTCGGAAATGTATTTAATAGAAGCAGAGGCACTACATTTTTTAGGTAGAGATAATGAATCATCTAAAATATTAGAGAACTTAACAAGAGAATCTGGACGTGATGTTAATTACAGTTGTAGAAAAACTGGGAATGACTTATTTAATGAAATTGTAAAGTACAGAGGTATTGAGTTATGGGGCGAAGGATTTGATTGGTTTGATTATAAGCGTTGGAACTTAACTATAGATAAAAAAGTAGGATCAAAAGGAGGTAATGCTAGTCCTACCTTTGCTAGAAAATTCACTCCAGAAATGAATAATAAATGGACGTGGAGAGTACCTAAAGCAGAATCGGATTATAATCCGAATATCTAA
- the pafA gene encoding alkaline phosphatase PafA yields MKFKTTLFAAVGCMFSLSALAGETLPKPKLVVGVVVDQMRWDYLYKYYDRYSDNGFKRLLNEGFSSENTLIDYIPTYTAIGHSTIYTGSVPAVHGIAGNDFIIQATGESMYCTQDDSVEAVGGVGKVGKQSPKNLLVSTVTDQLKLATNFQSKVVGIAIKDRGGILPAGHFANAAYWLDGASGDWITSTFYMNDLPKWVKSFNKEKLADKYFKKGWNTMYPIDTYVLSTADDNEYEETYKGEAKPVFPRDLVKLKKDNGYDLIKATPFGNSLTLDFAKAAIDSEALGANPAGVTDFLAVSLSSTDYVGHQFAINSIEIEDTYLRLDADLAEFLTYLDKKVGKGNYTFFLTADHGAAHNPKYFADQKGNSGYFNTAEAKKVLNEKLEKKFGEKEIIKSLTNYQVHLNNALVQEKDLEEDDIREFIVKEMKKLEGIAFVTDMDKAATAAIPAKIRERIVNGYNIKRSGVIQYILEPQWYSGRKDAKGTTHGTWGSYDAHIPAVFMGWGVKPGKTIRETHMTDIAPTIAEILKIEAPNGNIGTPIHEAVDVK; encoded by the coding sequence ATGAAATTTAAAACAACCTTATTTGCAGCAGTAGGCTGTATGTTTTCACTTTCTGCCTTAGCTGGTGAAACATTACCGAAACCAAAGTTAGTAGTAGGAGTCGTGGTAGACCAGATGAGATGGGATTACCTTTATAAATACTATGATCGCTATTCAGATAATGGATTTAAACGCTTATTAAACGAAGGTTTTTCAAGTGAAAACACACTTATAGATTATATCCCAACTTATACTGCTATCGGGCATAGTACTATTTATACAGGTAGTGTACCTGCTGTACATGGAATAGCGGGTAATGATTTTATCATTCAAGCGACAGGTGAGAGTATGTACTGTACTCAAGATGATAGTGTAGAAGCTGTAGGAGGTGTAGGTAAAGTTGGAAAACAATCACCAAAGAATTTATTAGTGTCTACTGTGACAGATCAGTTAAAACTAGCTACTAATTTCCAATCAAAAGTAGTAGGTATTGCTATAAAAGATAGAGGTGGTATATTGCCTGCAGGTCATTTTGCTAATGCTGCTTATTGGTTAGATGGAGCTTCTGGTGATTGGATTACAAGTACTTTTTATATGAATGATTTACCTAAATGGGTGAAGTCATTTAATAAAGAGAAGTTAGCTGACAAATACTTTAAGAAAGGATGGAATACAATGTATCCAATAGATACGTATGTATTAAGTACTGCTGATGATAATGAGTATGAAGAAACATATAAAGGTGAAGCAAAGCCTGTATTCCCTCGTGATTTAGTTAAACTAAAGAAAGATAATGGGTATGATTTAATTAAAGCTACACCATTTGGTAATTCATTAACTCTTGATTTTGCAAAAGCTGCGATTGATAGCGAAGCATTAGGAGCTAATCCTGCTGGAGTTACAGATTTCTTAGCGGTAAGTTTATCTTCTACAGATTATGTAGGACACCAATTCGCTATTAATTCAATAGAAATAGAAGATACATACTTAAGACTTGATGCTGATTTAGCAGAGTTCTTAACTTATTTAGATAAGAAAGTTGGAAAAGGAAACTATACTTTCTTTTTAACAGCAGACCATGGAGCTGCTCATAATCCTAAGTATTTTGCTGATCAAAAAGGTAACTCAGGTTATTTTAATACAGCTGAAGCAAAAAAAGTATTGAACGAAAAGTTAGAGAAAAAGTTCGGTGAGAAAGAAATCATCAAGAGCTTAACTAACTACCAAGTTCATTTAAACAATGCTTTGGTACAAGAAAAAGACTTAGAAGAAGATGATATCCGTGAGTTTATCGTTAAAGAGATGAAGAAGTTAGAAGGTATTGCTTTTGTTACAGATATGGATAAAGCAGCTACAGCAGCTATTCCTGCTAAGATACGTGAGCGTATAGTTAATGGATATAACATCAAAAGAAGTGGAGTGATTCAGTATATCTTAGAACCACAATGGTATAGTGGAAGAAAAGATGCTAAAGGAACAACTCATGGAACTTGGGGGTCTTATGATGCTCATATACCAGCTGTATTTATGGGATGGGGAGTTAAGCCAGGTAAGACTATCCGCGAGACTCATATGACTGATATAGCGCCAACTATTGCTGAGATCTTAAAAATAGAGGCACCTAATGGAAATATAGGTACACCTATTCACGAAGCAGTAGATGTAAAATAA
- a CDS encoding M16 family metallopeptidase: protein MKKRYLLFGFIFSVSASMHAQYKTVTKKDANGFTYEYVENDPAKARVYTLGNGLKVYLAQNHDEPRIQTYIPVRTGSNNDPEDSTGLAHYLEHMVFKGTSKLGTVNWAKEQELIKQISDLYEQHKAEKDVEKKKAIYKKIDEISKVASQYAVANEYDKAVASIGATGTNAHTWFDETVYKNVIPSNELEKFLLIESERFSELVLRLFHTELEAVYEEFNRGQDNDYWASHEAMMKLLFPTTHYGTQTTIGTSDHLKNPSMVAINNYFNEYYVPNNIAVVLVGDLEFEPTIKLVNAYFGSMKKTNQPKEYIAQEAPLTKIQVKDIYSPQAERVEIGFRLGGVKTKDAIYLNLIDMLLSNGQAGIIDLDVNQQQKALYASSSPMVMKDYSVHQLTGMPNEGQTVEEVKDLLLAQIEKLKKGEFDEWLLNAVVNEFRKNSMEALESNDAMATEMYQAFIHGRTWEQAVSDLERMSKVTKQELIDFVKANYKDNYVVIYKRQGENKDLVRVENPGITPIDINRDSESEFYKRLKGIEVKEIAPVFVDFNSAIQKEKIGKTNSQLYSIKNTTNDLATVTYITEVGSDNDNKLSLAIGYLDYLGTSKYSAADIKKEFYKLGISYGISTGTDKTYITVKGLKENIPAGIKLLEHLVTDAKADDTAYANMVDQILKGRLDAKSSKGGIQRALNSYIVSNGELSRFKDILSENELKTIKPTELVGLIHNFFDYNNDVFYYGNDKETAKKAIVEHHNLGKGKKIPAAKVYPEPATDGTLYFAPYDMVQAEITYRAREGKFNKDLLATSSVFNNYFGGGMASVVFQEIRESKSLAYSAYAYYMNAAKADKHNYVMAYVGTQANKLPQAVEAMMELMNAMPQGESQFQNAKNTVLKNIATQRYTKAQIFSYWLSLKEKGIDYDINKDIYSQVQNMQMTDLVNYFDKYVKGKTFNVGLLGKKENLDWEAVKKMGKVKELSLEDLFGY from the coding sequence ATGAAAAAAAGGTATTTACTGTTCGGTTTTATTTTCTCTGTAAGTGCTTCGATGCATGCGCAGTATAAAACTGTTACTAAAAAAGATGCTAATGGATTTACGTATGAATATGTAGAGAATGATCCAGCTAAGGCAAGAGTGTATACTTTAGGAAATGGGTTGAAAGTATATTTAGCTCAGAACCATGATGAACCACGTATACAAACGTATATTCCTGTTCGTACAGGATCTAATAACGATCCAGAAGATAGTACAGGACTAGCTCACTATCTTGAGCATATGGTGTTTAAAGGTACTTCTAAATTAGGTACTGTAAACTGGGCAAAAGAGCAAGAGTTAATTAAGCAAATCTCTGATTTGTACGAACAACATAAAGCCGAAAAAGATGTAGAGAAAAAGAAAGCTATTTATAAAAAAATAGACGAGATCTCTAAAGTTGCATCTCAGTACGCTGTTGCAAATGAGTATGATAAAGCTGTGGCTTCTATCGGTGCTACTGGAACGAATGCTCATACTTGGTTTGATGAGACAGTTTATAAGAACGTAATTCCTTCTAATGAGTTAGAGAAATTCTTATTGATAGAGAGTGAGCGTTTCTCAGAACTAGTATTGCGTCTATTCCACACAGAATTAGAAGCAGTATATGAAGAGTTTAATAGAGGACAGGATAATGACTATTGGGCTTCACATGAAGCAATGATGAAGTTGTTATTCCCAACTACACACTACGGAACTCAGACTACGATAGGTACTTCAGATCACTTGAAGAACCCTTCTATGGTAGCTATTAATAATTATTTTAACGAATACTATGTACCAAATAATATAGCTGTTGTATTAGTTGGTGATTTAGAGTTTGAGCCTACGATTAAGTTAGTTAATGCTTACTTCGGTTCAATGAAGAAAACGAATCAGCCTAAAGAATATATCGCTCAAGAGGCGCCTCTAACTAAGATACAAGTTAAGGACATCTATAGCCCACAAGCAGAGCGTGTAGAAATAGGCTTCCGTTTAGGAGGAGTTAAGACGAAAGATGCTATTTATCTTAACTTGATCGATATGTTGTTAAGCAATGGTCAGGCAGGTATTATAGATTTAGATGTAAATCAGCAACAAAAAGCGTTGTATGCGTCTAGTTCTCCTATGGTAATGAAGGACTATTCTGTACATCAATTGACAGGTATGCCTAATGAAGGACAGACTGTAGAAGAAGTTAAGGATCTATTATTAGCTCAAATAGAGAAACTTAAAAAAGGAGAATTTGATGAGTGGTTGTTAAACGCAGTTGTCAATGAATTCCGTAAAAACTCTATGGAAGCTTTAGAAAGTAATGATGCAATGGCTACAGAAATGTACCAAGCATTTATTCACGGTCGTACTTGGGAGCAAGCTGTTTCTGATTTAGAGCGTATGTCTAAAGTCACTAAACAAGAGTTAATCGACTTCGTTAAAGCAAATTATAAAGATAACTATGTTGTTATCTATAAACGTCAAGGAGAGAATAAAGACTTAGTACGTGTAGAGAATCCAGGTATTACGCCTATCGATATCAATAGAGATAGTGAATCAGAATTCTATAAACGCCTAAAAGGAATAGAAGTTAAAGAAATAGCTCCTGTGTTTGTTGATTTCAATAGCGCTATTCAAAAAGAGAAGATTGGTAAAACGAATAGCCAATTATATTCTATTAAGAATACTACTAATGATCTAGCAACAGTAACTTATATTACTGAAGTAGGTTCTGATAATGACAATAAATTATCATTAGCTATAGGATACTTAGATTATTTAGGTACTAGTAAGTATTCTGCTGCTGATATTAAGAAAGAGTTCTATAAGTTAGGTATTTCTTATGGTATTAGTACAGGTACAGATAAGACGTATATCACTGTAAAAGGACTGAAAGAAAACATCCCTGCAGGTATCAAATTATTAGAGCATTTAGTGACTGATGCTAAGGCAGACGATACTGCTTATGCTAATATGGTAGATCAGATCTTAAAAGGGCGTTTAGATGCTAAATCAAGCAAAGGAGGAATCCAAAGAGCATTGAATAGCTATATCGTTTCTAATGGAGAGTTAAGCCGTTTTAAAGATATCTTAAGTGAGAATGAATTAAAGACTATTAAGCCAACAGAATTAGTTGGGTTAATTCATAACTTCTTCGATTACAACAATGATGTTTTCTACTACGGTAACGATAAGGAAACAGCGAAGAAAGCGATCGTAGAGCACCATAACTTAGGAAAAGGTAAGAAAATACCTGCTGCTAAAGTATATCCAGAACCAGCTACTGACGGAACATTGTACTTTGCTCCTTATGATATGGTTCAAGCAGAGATTACTTATAGAGCAAGAGAAGGTAAGTTTAATAAAGATTTATTAGCGACTAGCTCTGTATTTAATAACTACTTTGGAGGGGGAATGGCTTCAGTGGTATTCCAAGAAATTCGTGAGTCTAAATCATTAGCATATTCAGCTTATGCATACTATATGAATGCTGCAAAAGCAGATAAACATAACTATGTAATGGCTTATGTAGGTACACAAGCGAATAAATTACCACAGGCAGTAGAAGCAATGATGGAATTAATGAATGCTATGCCTCAAGGAGAAAGCCAATTCCAAAATGCTAAAAATACTGTTCTTAAGAATATCGCTACTCAACGTTATACTAAAGCACAGATATTCTCTTACTGGTTAAGCTTAAAAGAGAAAGGTATTGACTATGATATTAATAAAGATATCTACTCTCAAGTACAGAATATGCAGATGACAGATCTAGTTAACTACTTCGATAAATACGTAAAAGGAAAAACTTTCAACGTAGGATTATTAGGTAAGAAAGAGAACTTAGATTGGGAAGCTGTTAAGAAAATGGGTAAAGTAAAAGAACTTAGCCTAGAAGACTTATTCGGTTATTAA